One stretch of Chryseobacterium sp. LJ668 DNA includes these proteins:
- a CDS encoding catalase family protein gives MPDPLQYNNNLDKLSYEEKILFEETKKSIADFVEHSSVVSDVNYATRNAHAKTYAVLKGELIINQKIRPDLLHFFDKEKYNIIVRLSNAHLKIRKNKKDIPAYGFAIKIKDDADRTIANFPLVNFPLFPINSVSKFLKLFTAINHFFIKKWGNLYSLFSNIYKILPDILTLSFLKKGIELLLKKDNFMMSFDYHSVGAYRLGEHMIKIKLSPKNPQKKFGEHLTMKKAIESFCFEKNYDADVLIQFCYDLKDQPINILNREWKNSPFIKIGEVHIKKNSLIDAKACDNELLSFNPFESAEIFQPVGKIQKLRDEAYKVSLQTRKKINKLLKYK, from the coding sequence ATGCCAGATCCATTACAATACAACAACAACCTTGACAAGCTTTCTTATGAAGAAAAAATACTTTTTGAAGAGACCAAAAAGAGCATTGCAGATTTTGTAGAGCATTCATCTGTGGTAAGCGATGTCAATTATGCCACAAGAAATGCACATGCCAAAACATACGCTGTTTTAAAAGGTGAGTTGATCATCAATCAGAAAATCAGGCCAGATTTGCTGCATTTTTTTGATAAGGAAAAGTATAATATCATCGTAAGACTATCCAATGCTCATTTAAAGATTAGGAAGAATAAAAAAGACATTCCAGCTTATGGTTTTGCGATTAAAATAAAAGATGATGCAGACCGTACGATTGCAAATTTTCCTTTGGTAAATTTTCCTTTATTCCCCATCAATTCTGTTTCTAAATTTTTAAAGTTATTTACTGCAATTAATCATTTTTTTATTAAAAAATGGGGAAATTTATATTCTCTCTTTTCAAATATTTATAAGATTCTGCCCGATATTCTAACCTTATCTTTTTTAAAAAAAGGTATAGAATTACTCTTGAAAAAAGATAATTTTATGATGTCTTTCGATTATCATTCCGTCGGAGCTTACCGATTGGGCGAACATATGATAAAAATTAAGCTGAGTCCAAAAAATCCACAAAAAAAATTTGGCGAACACTTAACAATGAAAAAAGCAATCGAGAGTTTTTGTTTCGAGAAAAATTATGATGCGGATGTTTTGATTCAGTTCTGTTATGATCTGAAAGACCAGCCTATCAATATTCTGAACCGTGAATGGAAAAATTCACCTTTTATTAAAATCGGTGAAGTGCATATCAAAAAAAATTCTTTGATTGATGCTAAAGCCTGTGATAATGAATTACTGTCATTTAACCCCTTTGAAAGCGCAGAAATCTTTCAACCGGTCGGGAAAATACAAAAGCTGCGAGACGAAGCGTATAAAGTTTCGCTTCAGACAAGAAAGAAAATTAATAAGCTTTTGAAATATAAATAA
- a CDS encoding FKBP-type peptidyl-prolyl cis-trans isomerase, which produces MGVADMLFKRKKEQAEKNLKDGQEYMVEYGKRESVIELPSGLQYEIMTEGDGPKPGPKSVVKCHYHGTTIGGKVFDSSVKRGTPASFPLNKVIKGWTEALQLMPVGSKWRLIIPPHLAYGDQQISKEIGPNSTLVFQVELLDIK; this is translated from the coding sequence ATGGGAGTAGCAGATATGTTATTTAAGCGTAAAAAAGAGCAGGCTGAAAAAAACCTGAAAGATGGTCAGGAATATATGGTCGAATATGGAAAAAGAGAAAGTGTGATTGAATTACCAAGCGGTTTGCAATACGAAATCATGACAGAAGGTGACGGCCCGAAACCAGGTCCGAAATCGGTAGTGAAATGTCATTATCACGGTACAACTATTGGTGGAAAGGTTTTTGACAGTTCCGTAAAAAGAGGAACTCCTGCTTCATTTCCCCTGAATAAAGTAATCAAAGGCTGGACAGAAGCTTTACAACTCATGCCGGTAGGAAGCAAGTGGAGATTAATAATTCCGCCGCATTTAGCGTATGGAGATCAGCAGATCAGCAAAGAAATCGGGCCCAACAGTACACTTGTCTTTCAGGTTGAGCTGTTGGATATTAAATAA